TGATGCTGCTCAGGTAATTTGTCAACACGCTCTAATATCGCAATACTATTTCCTGCGAAGCAGGAAGATCGTTAAATCATCGTCATTCTCAGCTTTGCCTGAGAATGTTTCCAGACTTGCCTTGATGGTACGTTCCCAGCTTTCGCAACTGGTATTCTGAGGCAACGTATGTAGAGCCGTCATCAGTCGATCTAGGCCGAACATGTTCTGTCGAGTTGCATCATAGGTTTCAGTCAATCCATCGGTATAGAGCAAGAGGGTATCTTTTGATCCCATGTTCAGGCTGGTGTTCAGGAACTGCTGTGGGCCGACAACAATGCCCAGCAACCTGCCTGCAGGCTGATGAACCCGTTCCACCTTGCCGTCAGCACGACGCAGCAGCATGGGCGGATGGCCGCCGCCTGATATCATCAGATCGCCTGTTTCGGTATTCAGTACTCCCAGCACCATCGTAACAAAGAGAGAGTGCGGATTATCCTGGGCCAGCATGTCATTCACCTGCTGCAGCGTATCTGCTGGAGTTGCCCCCTGCTGAAGAAGATGCCTGCAGAGAGTACGTATGCCGCTCATCAGCATTGCAGCGGAAACACCTTTTCCGGAGATATCAGCTACCGCAAATCCTAATCGATTTGGGCCAACCTTAATGAAGTCATAGTAATCACCTGCAACTTCGCGAGCTGGATAGACCTCAGCATACAACTCCAGTTCATTAGCAAACTGTTCAGGCAAACTTCGGGGAAGAAAGCCGTCCTGAACTTGTCGAGCCAGAGACAAATCCCTGTCCATTCTTGCCTTTTCGACCAATTCTTCATGAAGTGAAGCATTTTCAATGACAACAGAAAAAAGCAGGGCGGTTGCTGCCAGCAGATGCAGATCGTCTTCCTTGAATGGATTGTCGTTGCCAAACCGATCGAGAATCACAACGCCCATAGGGCGACCATCATGAGCTTTGAACGGCGCACACACAAAGGACCGCACACCCATGCTGGTCAAAGTCGCTGTCGAATTAAATCGCTGATCATGGGATGCATCTTCAGCAACAATGCCAACTCCTTCATCCAGCACACGCTTGATGACTGCTCTGCTGAAATGGCGTGGAATATCCTGATCGGCATAACGGGTTCGAATGGCACGCACTTCGGGACGCTGTCTGCTATCCAGCAGCACTACCATGCCCCGATCTGCCTGCAAGAACAATGTCAGCAATCGTTCTAATAACTGTGGTAAGAGTGTTTTAAGATCGAGTGTATGCGATAACTGCTGAGCAATTTCAAGAATAACCTGCAGTTTTCGTGCTGCATCCAGCCTGAACAGCTTGGAGTTACTCACCATCGTGGGAATGCTGGCAGTGATTCGGATTTCTTTCTCAACTGGCTCATCCTGCTGCTGAAAGCAGATGGTGAAAGGCCCGATCTGGATTTTATCCTGTTCCTGGAGAGGCTGTCGGCCTGAAACGCGCGTATTGTTCAGAAAGGTGCCATTGCTGCTGCCAAGATCTTCAACAAAGAACAACTCGCCTTCGGTCAGAATTCGGGCATGTCGCCTGCTGACATCGCGTGCATCCAGTCTCAAGTCGGTATCTGCCTGCCTGCCCAGTACGCATTCTCTTCCCCGCAACTGGAATTGCTCTGTATATCCCCGATCATTAATTACAGTCAATACGGCCATGACTAAAATCCATCCTTCCTTGCGTTCCGATCATACGCTGTTACACGAAGGCTTTCAATCATTTTTGGAGTATTCTGCGAAATCTTGGGCACAGCCAACCTTGTGACTCGATAGACTGTAATGGACTGAACAACTTTGTGGAGAAGAGGCCATGTTGCACATCTGCGTTATCGCCCTGGCGATGCTGACCATTATTTCATCACATGCGCTTCCACCCGTTTCCAATGATGTCGGAGCCCTGATCAAAACACTGGAAGAGCATCCGGTTAAAGGGAAAGCTGGCTCGCCATTGATTCTCAATCGGAGCTTTGACACTAATGACCGGGAGCAATCTGACCGATTAGCCAAGGTGCTTGGATTTGTCGATAACGATGGAAACACTTCACCTCTGACTCTTGAAGTTCCTTTTCAAGAAGAGAGTTGGCTGCAGAAAATAAAAGAGTTGCAGGATACAGGCAAGCTCAAGACGATTTCAACCATTGATGCCGGTTCGCCTGATCAGATCGTAAAGCAATTCATGAAGAAAGCACAGAACAAATGGAAAGACAATCACACTGCCTTTCAGGACTATCTGAAAACTCGCCGGGCTGATGCCAAGGCACTGGGTGTTGCATCGCTGAATCATGCTAAACTCGTTTTCGACAAATCCGATTCACCACTCGGTTATTTCTCGAAGCGATTCATCATCGAAAAGTGCATGGAAGAGCTGCGGCAATGCAATCTTGACCTGGTGAAGCTGAACGCTTCCCTGAAATGGGGCGGCCCCTATGCTGGTAACTTTGAGATGAACAGCGATGCCCTGGTGCTGGAAGCCTGGCGAACCAAAGCAATTGTCCCCTGGGTGGCTGATCGATCCTGGTTCAATGGGGAATTCAGCCCACAGGTACTGGGATATTACCTCTCGCTTGCCAGAGCTGCAGATTCAAATACGCCGGTATTCTGCGATCTCCACACCGGAAATGGTCAGTATGCCACCGGTCTTCGTCGATCATTTTATCTTGGCCTAGCACAGGGAGCCCGTCGTATTCGATTTGTTGGCGCAGTTCCAACGGGATATGGAAAAAACCAGGAACATCTGGATCTCGATCAGATCGATATCTGGAAAACCATTCGCGAACTCACTCATGAAGCTGGACCATTGTCCCCATTACTGGCAAATACCAGTACGCGTCATCCCGATGTTGCAATTGTAGTTTCTCTCACCCAGGAACTGTGGGATCCAAGCCCCTGGGTTCATGAAGAGCGAAAAGCCATTTTCCATGCAGCACGCATGAGTGGGCATAATGTCTCCATCCTTACCGAAGAAGATATCCAGGAAGGTAAATTGCAGAAAATTGCATCCATCTATCTTGTGGGAGCCAACATCCAGCGTGAAACTGCGAAAGTTCTGAAGAACTGGGTTGCGAATGGTGGCAGCATTGCATGCGTAGCTGGACCGCATCGTGATGAGTATAACCTTCCCTGTGAAGACATGCTGGAACTGCAGGGTATTACTGCAGCGACCTGGGAAAGTTTCGCTAAGGCCGGACCTGCTAAAATTACGCTGGCCCACCACAAAGCACCGGAGATTATTCACTGGAATTACGAGGGTCTCAAACGTGAAATTCCCGT
The Planctomycetia bacterium genome window above contains:
- a CDS encoding SpoIIE family protein phosphatase: MAVLTVINDRGYTEQFQLRGRECVLGRQADTDLRLDARDVSRRHARILTEGELFFVEDLGSSNGTFLNNTRVSGRQPLQEQDKIQIGPFTICFQQQDEPVEKEIRITASIPTMVSNSKLFRLDAARKLQVILEIAQQLSHTLDLKTLLPQLLERLLTLFLQADRGMVVLLDSRQRPEVRAIRTRYADQDIPRHFSRAVIKRVLDEGVGIVAEDASHDQRFNSTATLTSMGVRSFVCAPFKAHDGRPMGVVILDRFGNDNPFKEDDLHLLAATALLFSVVIENASLHEELVEKARMDRDLSLARQVQDGFLPRSLPEQFANELELYAEVYPAREVAGDYYDFIKVGPNRLGFAVADISGKGVSAAMLMSGIRTLCRHLLQQGATPADTLQQVNDMLAQDNPHSLFVTMVLGVLNTETGDLMISGGGHPPMLLRRADGKVERVHQPAGRLLGIVVGPQQFLNTSLNMGSKDTLLLYTDGLTETYDATRQNMFGLDRLMTALHTLPQNTSCESWERTIKASLETFSGKAENDDDLTIFLLRRK